Part of the Bdellovibrio bacteriovorus genome is shown below.
CAGGTTCCCGCTCCGGAGCTGCGAGAAAAGATCGGTGACTGGTTTTTCGGATGCGATCTCTGTCAAACCGTGTGCCCTTGGAATCAAAAAGTTTTTAAGGGCCAGCTGAATATCGAAAAGAATCTTAGTCTAAACACTCAGCAAGCTGACGACTTAAGTGAAGACTTGCGCTATATACTTACGGCATCGGGAAAAAAACTGACAAAGGACTTCCTGGGAACACCGCTTGCGCGGGCCGGATCTTTCGGATTAAAGCGCAATGCTTTAATAGTCGTGGCGAATCGAAAAATAGTGAGCTTAAAAAATGAAGTGAGTGAGCTTTTGTCCCACGAGAAGCTGGGGGAACTTGCCGCTTGGACCCTGGCTATTTTAAACACCGATTGAAGTCATCACGATCTTGTTTTTTTGCAAACACAATTCCCATTTTTGTAGAATTCAAAATGCAGGAAAAATTGTATTTCTTGGCGTCTCCAAATCCCAACCGCTGGCTGTGATAGATAAGAATATTTCTTTCTGTCAGCATGACGTCGACTCTTTTATTTACCAAAAGTTTCAGGCGTTTTTCTACGCCTTGCATTTCCTGATAGTCCGCCACTTTTCTAATTTCATCCAATTGGGACTTATCTAGAATGTATTGCGCATTTTTGAACGACACCACTCGGCGTCCCTTCAAATGCTCCATTTTTTCGATATGGATATTGTTTTCAGCCAAAGTCACCAGACAGTTTTCCGGTTGAAAAAAGCGTTCGCTTTCAAAAAAACCCGGAAGAGCCGCTGCTGGAATTAAGCCCCCAGCATCGAGAGCCCCGCTCCTTAAACGCTCAATAGTGCGAGCCGAAGGCATGGCCCGGTATTTTGCATCCCACTGACATTTTTTAAAAGCATGCTCCATGGTCTCAAAAGCGACACCACGTCCTTTGCCTTCTTCAAATATCACGTAAGGTTCTTGATTTTCGGGAAAGCCGACGGTGATGTTTCGTGCCAGTCCTTGCAGAGGAAGTGATAAACCCCATACAAGAAGGACTAGCGCTAACTTCGTCATCACAACCCCAGTTTTTTCAGAAGATCGTCGATCTCGGACTGTTTGAGTTTTTTATCTTTCGTGCCTGTGCCCACACTCATCGAGTACTCTTCACTGAATTGATTTGAGACCCAGCGCAGTCTTTCGATAAATGCTTGCGGAATTTTTTCACGAAGAGTCTTACCCTCTTCAAAAATATTATCGATTAAAGATTCCAATGTCTCTGTGGCATCCAACAAAAGAGCGACACAAATGTCGAAGAACTGTTCATTGTCGGTGATTTGAGACGCCTTGTAGCCAACAGCTTTGCAAAGCGCGGCATAGTCAGAAATCATGTGTAAAGGGTGATCGGGGGGCACCATCATCGCGAGGCTCTTCGCGCCGCCCATAATGCGGTCCACATTGTTTCCGTAATCAGCGAGCTTTGTCACTTGAGAGAAGTCGCCTTCTATACTTTCGAGAAGGTCTATCAACTCTTCAATCAAGGTCTTTGACTCGCCTACAAAATCTTCTACAATTTCTTTATCAATCGACATCAACTCACGATAACAATCGAAGGATACAGAGGCAATGGATTATGTTTCTATTCGCGTAAGCACCCTGCGCGGAGATCAAAAGATCGACTTCAACGCTTACGTTAAAATCAATGACAAGATGATCCTCTACCTTCGTCGCGGCGACAGCTTCGAAGGTGAGCGTCTTCAGCGTCTTAAGGACAAAAAACTTCGCAAGATGTACATCCTTACGGAAGAAGAAAACACCTACCGCAACTATCTGCAAAAGAATATCGAGATGGCTTACGACAACTCTTCCAACAAGGATATTCAAACGCGCGCGGAAATCATTCAAGGCTCCCAACAAAGCAACACCGAAGAGGTGTTTGAAAATCCCGATAATGTTGAGTCTTACAACTACTGCAAAGACGCCGCCGGTAAATATGTGAATTTCATCCTTAGCAATGCGCAAGCCACGCAGACTATCATGAACATGGAAAATACGGATAAGAACATCGCCCATCATGGCGTGACGGTTTCAACACTTTCCATCGCGTTAGCGCAAAAGCTGGGAATCACCGATTCCAGAAAAACGCAGCTTCTGACTTTGGGCGCTCTTCTGCACGACTATGGCCATCATGGCTCTCCTTTGAATTTAAACCAGCCGCTGGATAAAATGAGCCCCGAAGATAAAAAAATGTGGAATCAACATCCCCACGACGGAGCCCAAAAGGTTCACGATAAAAAACATTTTGATCAAACCGTGATTAATATCATCGCTCAACACGAAGAAACGATTAATGGTGCGGGTCCGAAGGGCATGCGCGAAAAAGAGATGGATCCTCTTTCGGTCATCGTCTCTTCCGCCAATGCCATGGACCGTTTGATCACTTTTGAAGGTGTTCCCAAAACGGAAGCGGCTAAAAAACTAATGATTGATCACGTCGGCAAACATCCGCTGCAACACCTGCAAATGCTGAATGATATCCTGCGCGGAGTTTGATTCAAGGGGAAGAAGCATTCGCCTTCCCCTATCGTTGTTAAAAACATTTTATCTTTTGATGATATCGTTACTAACTAGCTGGGAAAACTTCTTTTCCCATTCTTCCGCTGCGATCGTTGGCGTTACTTCACTTAGCAAAGCCATTTGAATCAGTTGTTCTTTTGTGAACTTCCTATCTTCTTGTAGCAAGTCGATAAGTTGCGCCTCATAAAGATCGAGGGCTTTTTCAGAAACCTTGTGGCTTTTATCACTGAAGACGAAGGCATACACACCCTTGTCTCGATTTAAAACCGAGTTTGCTTGCGACAACGAAACGATTTGCAGACTTGGGTTCACAAAGACAAGTCCCGCTTCCATCGCTCCCAAATCAAACGGTTGAATTTCGATCCAAGCTTTCACCCACTCCCAATGAGCCAGTTCGCCAAGTTCTTTGTTATCGGGAAATTTCTGCTTTAAGAATCCCACGAAATAGCGCCAGTGATCTTGCAAAAGCCAACTGCTCCACTCCATCTCCTCTAAATAGGTGTCACGAACACGCTTTGCGGCTAATCCCAAGCGCTGCTGCGTGAGGGGGAATATTCGCGAAAACACGGATTCTTGCTCTTTGAGAAAATCAAACTTTTGGCCTTCTTCCGTCTTCACCGGGCGAAGCCATTGCAGAGTTCTTAAAAGTTCGGCTTGATAAATCGAGTGAACGGATTGCGGGATGTGCTCTTCGTAAGTTTGCAAAACAAACTTTTTTGTTTTCTGCAGCTCTTCCAACTGATGGCGACGAACGGCGCCGACACCCACCACATCCACATCGCGAATGATTAAAACTTCAGCACTAGGCACTTCACCATTCATCGGAAAATAGAGGTTCTCGGAAGCCGTTTCTTTGGACATTAAGAATATCTTATGTGTGCAAACTCATAGGGGCAAGCTACAGGCCCCTAAAATCCCTTAAAACTGCCCTTCGAATAAGCAGTTGACTCATTTGGTCAAGCACTGGAGTAGGAATACTATTGACCTGATTTTCGAGCCATGAAACAAGGTGGGGCATGAGATTTTTGCTTTTCGTCCTCAGCCTTGCTGCCACTCCGATGGCTCTTGCTGTTCAACCTATTGAAGGAACAGTTTATAGAGACTCGCGCGGGGTCTATTTGTCTGCTTACTCAGACGACAACTGCAAGCTCTACACTATTGAGACGAAATCTGAAGATGCCGCTTTAAGCGTTCGCAAACTTTCTAACGGTGATACTGTTACGGCTTCAGGTCTGATCGATTCTAAGTCCTGCATGGCAATCATCGAAAGCGTTGATTACGTCGGTCTTAAAAAACTTCTCGGTTACTGGTACAGCCAAGAAGGCATCATCACAGTTCGTGATTATAATTCTTTGAGCTTCTATCCGATCAACATGAACGATTTCCAAAACGGGAAAGACTTCACGCAGATTGATCCGATCACTTACCGTTACAGCGTGACACCGTCTGATGGCAAAGAATGGGTTCTTTTCCTTTCCGACAGTACGAGCACTGTGTTCGCGACGATCTTGTTCAACAAGAACAACGCGACGATGAGAATCTACGATTCCGAAAACGGAGAGATCATCAAAGTTCTTCGCCTTTCTAAGTGGGGCAATCTGAAATAATGAGCTGGTTCCATCCCATCGACAAACATCTTCTTTTCACCAAAAATGATAAAGAGGATCCGCGTCTGGGTGAATGCGTCCAGCTTTTCCCCAAGGGTGATCTGCAACAACTGACATCTTTAGATTTTGATTTCGCTCTTCTTGGCTATCCCGATGACGAAGGCATTGCTTTGAATGGCGGTCGTCCCGGCGCTCAAAATGCGCCCACTCAAGTTCGCACTTTTCTTTATAAAATGACTCCCCACCTAGCAAGCACCCGCTTGCCAAAAATCCTGGATCTGGGGGACCTGGTTGATAAAGAAAAACCGCTTGAAGATCGCCACGAAAAAGCCCGCCAGACAACGCGGGCTTTGGCGCAAGCCAAGAAACCTTGGATCTCCATTGGCGGAGGTCATGACTATGGTTACTGCGATGGCGCGGGCTTTTTAGACCTTC
Proteins encoded:
- a CDS encoding substrate-binding periplasmic protein, yielding MTKLALVLLVWGLSLPLQGLARNITVGFPENQEPYVIFEEGKGRGVAFETMEHAFKKCQWDAKYRAMPSARTIERLRSGALDAGGLIPAAALPGFFESERFFQPENCLVTLAENNIHIEKMEHLKGRRVVSFKNAQYILDKSQLDEIRKVADYQEMQGVEKRLKLLVNKRVDVMLTERNILIYHSQRLGFGDAKKYNFSCILNSTKMGIVFAKKQDRDDFNRCLK
- a CDS encoding HD-GYP domain-containing protein — encoded protein: MDYVSIRVSTLRGDQKIDFNAYVKINDKMILYLRRGDSFEGERLQRLKDKKLRKMYILTEEENTYRNYLQKNIEMAYDNSSNKDIQTRAEIIQGSQQSNTEEVFENPDNVESYNYCKDAAGKYVNFILSNAQATQTIMNMENTDKNIAHHGVTVSTLSIALAQKLGITDSRKTQLLTLGALLHDYGHHGSPLNLNQPLDKMSPEDKKMWNQHPHDGAQKVHDKKHFDQTVINIIAQHEETINGAGPKGMREKEMDPLSVIVSSANAMDRLITFEGVPKTEAAKKLMIDHVGKHPLQHLQMLNDILRGV